tgttgaaATATTGTAACTATTGAAAAACAGCTGACATTAAACAATGATTCTACCAGCATCTGTCAAATTGCAACCATGCCAATATCATAACAAAAGTATTCTGCCTTTCAAATTGGTTAATATTCTTCTGATACCAAGGCTAGTTTACAtactatatttcatttttcataaatacTGGGGGagaaatataaacatatttattgatttttaaagttttttcaattattttttattctgagcCAAATTAATGGCCATAAAGTTCCGGTGAATTAACCAACTCTGATGTCAAAGCGGCTGCTGTGTTGAGGCGACAGCTCTCAGCTGGCTGAACGGCTCGAAGGGAGTCACCCTCCACTCTTTTCTAACGCTAAAGTCGACCTCTGCTGGGATCAGGGTGCAACTACAATTTGAACCTAGGTCCATCTTTAAATGTATTGAGGTCGTttcgccccctttttttcaattgtttatTAATAAGCGTAATAAAGTTGTCTAATTGGAATCTGTGAGTCCTTGTATCTTTTAGGGATGAGAGATATATCTCGGACCGGCATTTTCAGCCTTGATGACATGAAACACTAACTAtctacaataataataatttacattttcacagatgtcAATAAACGCAATTTTTAATCCTGAATCTGGTGCCATATTTTCCATCAACTCTCATATTGATTTCCATTCTGAGATTTCCATTATAATCTTTgtttaaactctttttttcatacataaaaccacacatttcTAACTAAATTTATAGAGATATAATGAGCTATATTGTCACCATACATACATAAAACTTATATGTAAAGTTACATTTTGGCTGTCATGTTAGGCCATATGTCATCCTTTTGATAATTCAGAATTAATTAGATATTTTTGGGCAGTTTTGCAATCAATGAACAAACAGCAAGTACTATAGCCCAACTCACATTTCGACTCTCCATATGTCAGTGTTAGAATATATGGCACTAACACATCTCTGTTTGACAACATAATTGTGTTCATTGCCCGCACTGTTGGCTGTTAATccctgcatttattttaaatgagccaatcacaacatcaaaacatatatgacataaaacatgaaagtgGTGTCATCACTGTCTAAAAAAGGACATGACATCAAAGCAGGTAGTTACACGATCTGTCCTCAGGGGGAGCTCTAACTTCTTCCCCTGCCTGTCACTGTGCTGTCAGAGAATGAATGTGTACGCCTAGCTGGCTAGTAGCTTTGGCAATGTTGTCACTCTCAGGATGATATCGCAGCGCGACAGAGGAGAATTCGCTCGGTTTTATACTGTCACGGACCCTAAAAAGCACCAGAGAGGTTATACTGTGTACAGAGTCACCGCGACGGTAAGTAAAGGGAGGATGGACACGCCGACGGCTAGGCTAATGCTAGTTGTTGTTAGCTAGCCGGCCAAGCTAGTCAAGCTAatatgatgaaaacacaatgatgcTAGCTGAGAGTGGTAACAGcttctttttgggggggcgggCACTGGATATATAGCTGACAGGCACATTTAGACTTCATTGTGTTGTAACACTTGGACAAGTGGGTTGTCAAGTTGCTTATTCATATTAGCTATACTGAATGAATCCGAACCAAACGCAGTGTTAACCTTGTGTTTACAGCAGGACAGTTCAGTTACATGTAGACTTACAGTAGACGGACATTATGGTCATAGAGTTCACGAGAACAGGCTGGTTCGTGTTGTCATTATATTTTGAGGCAGGTTTCCCAGTGAAGTGTCATTAAAGATGTAATGAACTCTTTGGGGGAATCCTGATTCAACTAAGCTGAGATGGAGAAACGTCAAAGCCTGGGTTCACTTGATAAACAACGTGTCAGTGGCTTAGACTCCCTAACTTTATTTTCCAGAGTAAGGAGCCTGCATACCTTTTGAAATATGTCAAGTTAGAATAATAAACAGAAAAGCCTGGTCCGCTGTTTTCATTGATAATCTGCAGCAATTCACAGATCAAGTGCTGACATGGAGAAGTATGTCCTCTGATTGTTAATGAGATCAGTCCTCCAGTCACCAGGACAAGGACAGTTcgagttttcttcttctcctcctgcctgGGTTCCTGTTTGTTATGAATGTTGGTGATGTCTCGCTGTAACTCTCTTGACTTCCGTCATTCGGCCCATAATGCCCTCATTGTCACGCTCAGACTGTGTCCCAGAGCGGCGCGAACTTGTGATAGCACCACACTTTGCTGTGGACCCTTTTAAATAAGAACCAAACACGTCAGGGTTCTCATGCCTGGaaccctcttctccttcttccacgCAGATAATCTCCAGGAAAAACCCAGAAGATGTTCAAGAGGTAAGACATTTTGATATGGTGACTTTGTGAGTGTACCAAGGTTCGGCAAATGGCTGagaaaaaatggatggattATTTTAGAAGGAAATTAAGTCGGGTAATTAAGTTAGTGGAGACATTACAAGACCGGTACATGGaaacattttactgtatttatttgataAGTGACCCGGGTATACTTGTGTTAAAAATATCTGAGTTGTGTGTGGTTCTGCATCCTTTATCGGCCTCCTTACACATGAGATTGTAcaaaattgtacaaaaaaatctggaaaattcAATTAATTAGAATTTTGTGAATCATCTTTCGTAGACATTTAATCACTGTGCATTCCTTACTTTGTTAGCTCACTGTCTCTATTGCAGTTACCGAAACACTGACTTTTGTGGTCTCTAGATTAAATGCAAAGAAAGGCATGTTTTTTCTGAGATCAGTCTGATTATTTTAAGgatttgtctgaaaacatctgtttttcatatttgtctgTCTTAATATATGTAAAGGTACACATAATGTGAATGCTCTCTTAGTTTTGAAACACTCAGAGGAATGCAGTCTGTCCTGAAACCAGCGCTAATGCAACCGGCATGATATCAattactgcatgtgtgtgtgtctaagatGCCTGAACACACTCTTACCCCCATGACTCCAGTTTGGTAGTGGTGCTCCAGTTTGGGAGTGGTGCTGAGGCCAGTTTGTCTCAAACCAGCCGGCCAGCAAAGGTTTTAGCAAAGTGGACTGTACGccattatgtttttcattaattcatCCAGGTTTGTGAGGGCTGTGACCTGTATGTGTAGATGTATTGCAAATGTGGTGGGTTGAGTATTTTAGCTTGTCATATGAGttacactgatttgtttttgcagtaGCTGATGTTAAACCCAGTCTTATGCTGTGCtattttggatgttttgaaAAATCTTGTccttaaatattcaaataagaCGTATATTTAAGTCAGTAAATAATGAGATTACTTTAACAGATGAGTGCAAAGTCAAGGTACTCtaacaaaaaatgtttggtaAAGAATattgatataatttttttgattCTCCTCCTTTAAGCCGACATCTTTTCTATCTtcatccatctccctctctccctctttctgtagATAACGGTGTGGAAGAGATACAGTGATTTCCGGAAGCTTCATCAGAATCTCTGGCAGCTCCACAAGAATGTATGTAGCCAGTCGGAGCTGTTTCCTCCTTTTGCCAAGGCCAAAGTCTTTGGTAAGAATCCAACCCACTCAACTTCCCTGGGTCAAACATTTGCCCTGATGTCTGCATTGGACCTAGATGTGCAGAGACATCTTCTCCCGTTTGAGTTTTACTGTCGTCTGTAACATTTGGCTGTTAGTGATCTTGTCCAATGTGAGCAAAGAAAAGCTGTAATTTTGACACACTttgctttaatttaatttaatgtattaTCACGGCATACATTATCTCCAGATGCTTTTACACTGAAAGCCTGAGAGTGTTTTATAAATATGAAGAAGGAAACTACACAGTTCCCTAAATGAGCGAAGGAAGACTGGTTGGGTAGACTGGAGAAATGGGGGAAAGATGGTACATCACACAAAATCCTGCACATTTGGATTAGAAAAAAGTAATGGTGGCTCTGCCCCCTTGAGCCAGCTTGGTGTAACTACACACAGTCAGCAATCATCACTCTTACTGGATGCTATCAcatgtctgcatgtctttgtatattgtatatgcATGTTCAGGTCGTTTTGATGACTCAGTGATTGAGGAAAGAAGACAGTGCTCTGAGGATCTGCTGCAGTTCTCTGCTAATATCCCTGCTCTCTACAGTAGTGAGCACATCCAAGATTTCTTTAAGGTacagcaaatacacacacacacacacacacacacacacacacacacacacacacacacacatacacacagaaaacagacaacagaatTTACGGCAAGACTTTGAACTATaatattgttcatatttttccagGGAGGTGAGGTCCACGACGGCTCAGAGCTCATCGGACCAGCTGAGCCCTTTTCAGATTTCCTGGCAGATAGTTTATCTGACTGCAGCTTTGACGGTATGTTCACAGACACTTCCTCACAATGAGTCTCTGCTCTTTACAGTTGCTGTAAATTCAAAACTTGCTCAGAGAAGTGTGGTCATGTTTTTCAGTTCAAAGAGACATCAGTGGTTCAGATGATTTGACTATCACGTCTGAGTATGGAGGTAGAGTTTTCTCCCTTACATTAGTATTACATTAGATTTTGGTACAGCATATTAAGACTTAATAAGTAGGGTGTAGATGTATCTGTCAGTGTTCACCTGGGCATACTTCCCCCCCCAGGCCCCtccagtgacagtgaactgaccTCCCTGGCTGTGGATACGGACTCTTTGGTTGGGCTGGATGATGGCATGGCCTCAGGTCGCACCTCCCCAAACCAGCCACAGGGGGGCGCTTCCAACATCAGTAGCAGCTGCAGCCCTCGCTTGCCCACCCTGCACGACCGCCGCACCCCATCTCCTGCCCCAGTTCCTGCCTCCTCAGCCATTAACCCAGAGGTCAGCTGGCCAGGCCGAACACCTCTCTTCTCTGGCAGTTTGAAGAAAGTCGTCGGTGGCAAAGCTAAGGACATTAAGTCAGACTACCTGGACAAAGCCAGTGAGCTCATCTGTGTGGCtgtgaagaaggagaaagagcaggacTACCAGGCAGCTTTTTCTTGCTATCGCAGTGGAGTGGACCTGCTGCTGCAAGGAGTGCAAGGTCAGTCTGGTCAAGAGCTGGATACCATTTATGCTCATTGGAGTCCACGAAGTGCCATCCACGTATCAAAAGTACATGAAAGTTTCTGTCACTGTAGAccaaagttttgtgttaaattCCATAGTAGTACTTGACATGTTTTCAGTGTCTGACAAAACTATTCCTCTTACTAAAAATCCTCCACAGCCCACACCAGTGCCCTAGAGTGTCCTGTTGTACCTAATTCAGAGTAACACAAATTGGTGTGGCCTTCTGAGATCAATACATTATACTAAATGCTAACCAGTGGTGACCTTCCACTTGAATGGTTGGCCTTGTGTATACAAAGGCTGGGGTTCATACTCCCTATCAATGAGTCAGacagattgttgttgttaagtTTGTGATTCAGAAACTAAAAACCACTACATCAAAACTGCTTTGTAAATAAAAACGATCGATCTCACTCTCCCTATATTTCAGGTGAGCCAAGTCCCACGCGGCGAGaggcagtgaagaagaagactgCGGAGTATCTGATGCGTGCAGAACAGATATCCAGTCAACATTTGAAAAGCAACATGGGTCAAGGGTCAACGCAGACAGTAGTGAGTAGGATTGAAATATCCTTAGTCTTATTGGCTCTGCATTTGATATGTTTTATAAAGAACTGTcccaaacgattatttttcaaacgattaatctagcgattattttttcgattaatcgactaatctaaCGATTAATTTGTTTGGCCGGTGCGCCCGGAGCCCCGCAGGGCCGGGATCCTACCTCAGCCGGCGCGCGCCGGCCCTCGCTGTCATTGCGCCACGGGGTTTTGAGTAGCGAGCCCTCTGACTCGCGAGTGCGTTAGACTCCTtggtagggctgggcgatatattgagtttttaaaatatatggatatattttcaaacacaataTAGGATAAGACAATATCATGTATATCGAGATTTATGTTGCGTTAAAATAACGTTATAAGGTTTTTGCGGAGCCGCCAGTtcgcctgtttctcctctccctgtctgtccctcgCACACAACTTtgcctggccccgcccctcttcctctctgagcccctcccctacccactcactcacacacacacacacacacacacacaagtcagtACATGCTGCACCAACTcggaaacagacacaaacgagAGGAAAGCAGCCGAATATTATTACAAATACTGGCTCAATCATTTACAATTGGATTCCAAGTTTCAGATGGGTAGAGAATCCTGCAAACAGGTTGCAACTAAAAGTTCGAGCATTATGAATCTCTACCACCATTTACAGCAGCGCCATAAACCGCAGTACGAGGAGTGTGTAAAACGCTGTGCTTGCAACCCAGAGCTTGAAGCCTTCGCAGCCTTCTGCACCGAAACGAACGCCACCACTGGACTGGAGTATGGGACAAGAGTTAATCTAGTTGTTTGGGGTGACTCATCGATGCAAATTATTTGAGTCAACGAATTTATGTAGTCGATTACGTTGACTACGTCGACGAGTCGTCCCAGCCCTAGTTTTCTACCCATTCAAAATGTGCCTGTGAGTAAATGGTATTGCTAATACCATTAAAAAATGGCCCTGATGGGgaaattgattattttcacataAAGCAACATTCTGCCATTTGCCATTTCACAACCACTGAAACAaccactttcttcttttttttaaggctttggGGGCACAGTGCTGCCCTTCCACCTGCAGAGCAGGCCAGCTGAGTCCATCTGAGGAGCTGAGAGCTTACAGGGTTTTGGGGGTCATAGATAAGGTCAGTTTATTATTTACAAGTCTCGAAACATGATTTTgaatgatgatattttttttttattgttgtttcattCAGAAACCCAATAAACTATATATGTGCAATGGACTTAAAGGCTGCTTTTACTTTGCCTGATGCAATGTAAGTTTTCTCCTTGAATATTAGAGTAAATATAGAAGAAGAGAATATTTgtaggtgaaaaaaaataaaataatgaccTTTAGCTATAGCACACACCTAATTCTTTAATCATTTGTTCCAGTCCAGATAAATGTGGATGGTGTCTGTCTCCAGATTTCTCCTCCTTGTGTCCTTTCCTTCTTTGACCATCTCTTTTATCCAAAGCAATAAAACCTAATAGATTTACTGGATGGAATAGTAAgggctgagtgtgtgtatgcttaGCGTCAGTTATGACTACCACAAGGTCAGTTTGGGTTGCTGGTCCTCTCAACCAGCTGCCGGCGAAGCAACTCCACCACTCAGCCATGAAATGACTTGGCAAGCAGCTCAGAGAGTAGCACACAACATTGAATCAATGATGCTCATCCTacatacacacctacacacacacacacctacacacacacaaacacaggcacacaaaccCCAAGGAAAATGTTGACACAACACCAACATGTGTTAGTCTACAGAAATATACACAAAAGCTAcaatatttcccaaaaaaatcaaacagtgaaaaaaacaaaaacaaaaccgtaAGTGAAAACTAAGCCACCCAGAAATGGCCTggcttctcctctcctctttctcgtcctccttcctcctttcacTTTTAATGGGGACAGAGGGGACAGATGGAGAGGGCTCCTCACCctagtgccccccccccccactccatcTCCCCCTTTCCCCGATGTTTGTGTCTTAATTATATTAGCGCCCTGGCTAGCACCGCCACTCTGTTTACTCACAGCTCCATTCATATCCATTTAGCCTGCACCTGTTTGGTCCCAGCCAGGGTCACATGGAGATAACGCACCCACAAAACATACGCGCGCGCCACACTACGCACAAACACAGTAGGTCACACACATATGCTCAAGCTCTCCCCcgagacagagggggagaagaagagcaaTGGAGATGTCAGAGCCAAGAGGAGAGCTGAAGgcaggaggaaaataaagagaTTAGGACgaaaaggagagacagagaaactaATGGAAAGTAAAATCAGagataggtttttttttcttggaatgTGGGTGCAGATGGGAGGAATGAAGGTATTTCAAGATGGCACTGCCAGCCATTACAGTGTCTGCTATGATGCATTGCACATCcctgtgatgaaatgtttttcaaaggaCACGTGATGCAAAAATTGGAGCACAGTAAAGAAATGTATGCATCTCATATGATTGCTCATATgatttgtgcattttaaaaactgcGACTGAAGATTATTCTCAGCAATGATCCCTATcattttttgtggttgttgttgttgtttatgaaaTGTCCAAAAGCATATTTCCAGTGACCTAGTTTCAAATTGATTTGTTCAAACTGCAGTCCAGACTCTAAACATACTTCAGCTACAAAAATTTCCAAAAAATATTAGATCAAATGGTACTGGCAAATGCTTGGCTTTTTTTGACTGATAAATCATTTGGGATAAATAACTTTACACTTAATAACTTAACAATAACGTTGGAAAACTCCGCTGGAGGACACAACTGCTACATAATCTTAGACTGTGCATGTTTGTTCATACATGGCATTTAATGATACCCTTCCATCACAGGTTCTTCTGGTCATGGACAAGAGAACAGAAGAGACTTTCATCCTGAAagtaagtaagtgtgtgtgtgtgtgtgtgtgtgtgtgtgtgtgtgtgtgtgtgtgtgtgtgtgtgtgtgtgtgtgtgtgtgtgtgtgtgtgtgtgtgtgtgtgtgtgtgtgtgtgtgtgtgtgtgtgtgtgtgtgtgtgtgtgtgtgtgtgtgtgtgtgtgtgtgtgtacgtgtgtgtgtgtgtgtacgtgtgtacgcGTGCATGCGTGTCCGTCCCTCATCTCGGTCGTCCGGACTGTAAGTGTAACTGTGAAGTGTGCCAGAAGCCCCTGTGTGTGACCGCTGTAATTGATTCTAATGGGCCTGTCCCTGtcagctcctctgctctcaGGTGTGAGACGTGTGCCAGATGCCAACATACAGCACAGGCCCAGatgactacacacacaaacacatgcacacacacacacacgtccacacatacccacacatacccacacactcacttgcCGCCAATGTGAACTTTACGTGTAGCGCTGATAGATTTATGTGGCTCTTTTAAAGTCACGCGCTGTATGTGGCTTGATGAATCCAGTGACTTTGAGTTGCCATAGGGCATAGCTGGCACTTCGTTAATGGGAGCTTCTCCTTtgccactctctctttctcagagACACTCAccatcctctgcctcctcctgtcctcaatcctccttttttttggttcattttccttttctctttttcttcttaaatgCAAATGAAAGTAATTTTTGTGCTTCTCCTTCCCTCATCTCTTGGTATAGGGTCTGAGGAAGAGCAGTGATTGTGGGCGGACTAAGAGGACCATCATGCCTCACTCTGTGCCCCACATGGTACAGCTGAGGAAGTTCATCGTCTCTGAAGATGCCgttttcctcctgctgcagtaTGCCGAAGGTAAGACGCACACATCTCATTGTGCTCATCTGTTTCATCTTCCCTCTTTCgtcttctgtcttttccccctccttcaCCTGATCGCTCTGTCTCTCGTCTCCCACCCCTCTCTGCCCTTGTTCCAGACAGATGTTTGATAGAGATGGGTGTGTGTCACAGGTCATTATTCTGAATACCAGGTGGCACCATGCTTCATTAGCTATGCCAACACCTGGGCCTCCTTACATCCCACTCACTCTAGGATGTGTGTaggttgtgtgcgtgtgggtgagTGCCTACAATGAAATACAGCCATATTTTTTAATGCCCTGTGACCTTTTCAATCTGGTGCTCTCCATAACCACCCTGCGCTTATATTAGtggatatttaatattatatggggctgtaaaacattatttaataaAGCTAATCAAATGCCACAAAAGGCATCGTTTCCCCACTGTTACATCCCAGATCAGTTCTTTTTAAAGGAACTCCAGGTTTGCTCCTATAGTATGTTGTTAGCAGCTGACGGGTTAAATgaggagagacaggcagacggagGGAGGCATTGACCTGAGTGACATTGGACAAAACAACATATGGATGGTTTTACTTTCTAAGCCATCGAGCTGCCCCGCtatcattatcatcactgtGAACTCCCTATCCATTCTCATCACACACAACAGATGCTGGCTTCCAATTGCTCACACTGCAGCTGTGTATATCTGCAtgcctgcgtgtgtttgtgtgtgtctgtgtgtatgcaagACCGAGACGAAGTCGAAACACTAACATTGCACTGGGAACCTAAAGCACACATCAGCCCTACCCAATTTAGCCAAATCAGTTTCAGTCACAATTGTTCTTGTTTACCTTTCATTCTTAATTGAAAACTAATAACCATTTTCACCAAATCCTCTAAAAGTCTGGAGCTAAAGGTCTTTTTGTGCTTCCATCTCATCTCAAGAACAATAAACATTTAGTTGATTCGACAAGAAATGGTCAGAGATCCGTTTGTTAGTATGCACCACTAAAGCACAATAACAAGTGGCTCCTGTATTGATCTCCAATCTTGAGGGCCCTGTATCAGAATctacttttaaaatgaacagagTTCTGTTTAACAGAGATGTTTTGTCTCTAATGCCCTGTTTCTTTCGTCTTCAGGTGGAAAACTGTGGTCACACATTGGAAAGTACCTACGTACTTCCAGCCCAGAGGAGAGCTTTGACATTCCTTTCATCCAGAAGAGCCACACGGCAGCTGTGCACACTCCACAGAACGCTGTACCACAGCTGGACGTAAGCTCAGCCAGTTCTAGCTCAGGGCCTGTTGTTGGCTCTGATTCTGTCTCAGTGCTGCAGAAAGAGGGAGCAAACCTCATTGCGCCGCCTCTTAAGAGTGTTCTTCCACCCAGGCTTATCAAAAAAGTCGTGGCCCCATCAGACTCTGGAGCCACCTCCGAGGAAGAGTGCACCAACAGTTATTTGACACTTTGCAATGAGTACGAACAAGACAAAGTAGAACCAGATgcactggaggaggaagaagagaagagtgaaCAGGAAATGCTGTCACTGGAAGTGCCCGTCGTGACGACCACCACTTCCTCACGTAGTCGGTCACTGTTGAGTAACGACAGCCTCTCTTCACCCCTCAGCTCTCAGGACCTCGGCTTCTTCACCGAGTCATCTGACAGAATCGTCCACGACAATGAGCGACACCACAGCGAGGGACAGGACCACAGCGACGTTTTTAGTCCTTTACCCTCTCCTGCTGTGCCCCTGTCTCTCGATCAGTCCAAGCACACACCAATGGAATTTTTCCGTATTGACAGCAAAGACAGTGCAAGCGAGGTGACCTGCATCGACTTAGGAGAGCAGCGTCCCCCTCATAAGCAGGTCCCGCTATTTTCTACATCAGACCTGGCCTCCGACGTCACGGAGGATCTTCCAGAGCTGGCTCAGGAGGTCAAGGGCCACAGCTCGGAGCTTTGGTGGTTGGATTCCAGTGATAAAGGCTCCAATGAGTCTGTGCCAGTCATCTCATTTAAAGATGCAGTGGTGGAGGATGAGGCTCACCCACCTGATCTTTTGGTCAACCTTCCTGCAATGAGTGGGACTGTAGACTCGTTacaggaggaaatggagacTTCTGGAGTGTGTCTGGGCCTCGAGGCCACAACTTCTCCCCAGAAGTGCATCCAGCCGGATGTTTTACAGCTTCACAgccagctggaggaagaggaggagcagccacTGGAGCAGGAGCTTTCATCTCTGTGTACAGCCTCTGCAACCTGTGACACCAGTGTTGCGTCTTCCTCCCCGCTCAACTCATTGTGGGATGACTACAGCCTGGCGTTTGGAGTAGAGGCCTCTgacaaaatagttgctgatacCGAATGCCAAAACGATGACCTCCCCCTAGACGCAGGAATTCCAGATACTGACTCTCACAGTGAAAAATCAGAGGCCGGTACTCGAGTAAACGCCAACCCCAGTGCAGACTCTCTCCCAGCCACGAATAGGACTGAGGCCTGTGCGGTGGTTGAGCGTTTATTAGATCTTGATGGCGAATCATCAGGAGTTGTGAGTAATAAAAGTTTCAGTGAATTTGACAGACAAGTATCGCGGCTGTTTGCAGAGCTGGACGAGCTGTCGTTGGCTGCGTCACAAGCTCGTATCCCAGAGGAGTTTGTTCGATGCTGGGCCGTAGAGATGGTGGAGGCTCTGGATTCTCTGCATCAAGAAGGTATCATCTGTCGAGACCTGAACCCCAACAACATCCTGCTGGACCAGCAAGGTTAGACATATAcgtagtgtttgtgtttgtgtgtgttgctgtactTTGTGGATGTTTTCGAAAGCAAAGTTGATGGCCTTCTTGGCGATTTGAAGCCTGGATCTCTGCGTGTTCCTTTCTTAAAGCCAGTAGTACGTGACCGAGGGACTGTCTCCATCAGTCAACCATGAGTTGATCTACCTACCAAAATGAAGGCTCTTGCAGAAGGGGAAAGTGTTGTTTTACCAGGAGGTCACAGATTCCccttcaacttcttcttttgtcgTCCTACaatcatctctctccccctcgttATCAACAAGCGTCTAATTAGCTGAGTGGCTGTTTTCGTCTCCCTGGTGGTAATTATTGTTCTAAAGGGCCCATCAACGGCATAGTGTGGTGCATCAGTCTGGCTAGCCCGGGCTAATGGCCGCGGCTACCTAATGACACCATTAGTTCTAATGATAGCGTTAACGGGTAGCCGCTAAACAGGAGTAATCGCTGTGGCTGTGTGCTTGA
This sequence is a window from Scophthalmus maximus strain ysfricsl-2021 chromosome 18, ASM2237912v1, whole genome shotgun sequence. Protein-coding genes within it:
- the rps6kc1 gene encoding ribosomal protein S6 kinase delta-1 isoform X1, with translation MISQRDRGEFARFYTVTDPKKHQRGYTVYRVTATIISRKNPEDVQEITVWKRYSDFRKLHQNLWQLHKNVCSQSELFPPFAKAKVFGRFDDSVIEERRQCSEDLLQFSANIPALYSSEHIQDFFKGGEVHDGSELIGPAEPFSDFLADSLSDCSFDVQRDISGSDDLTITSEYGGPSSDSELTSLAVDTDSLVGLDDGMASGRTSPNQPQGGASNISSSCSPRLPTLHDRRTPSPAPVPASSAINPEVSWPGRTPLFSGSLKKVVGGKAKDIKSDYLDKASELICVAVKKEKEQDYQAAFSCYRSGVDLLLQGVQGEPSPTRREAVKKKTAEYLMRAEQISSQHLKSNMGQGSTQTVALGAQCCPSTCRAGQLSPSEELRAYRVLGVIDKVLLVMDKRTEETFILKGLRKSSDCGRTKRTIMPHSVPHMVQLRKFIVSEDAVFLLLQYAEGGKLWSHIGKYLRTSSPEESFDIPFIQKSHTAAVHTPQNAVPQLDVSSASSSSGPVVGSDSVSVLQKEGANLIAPPLKSVLPPRLIKKVVAPSDSGATSEEECTNSYLTLCNEYEQDKVEPDALEEEEEKSEQEMLSLEVPVVTTTTSSRSRSLLSNDSLSSPLSSQDLGFFTESSDRIVHDNERHHSEGQDHSDVFSPLPSPAVPLSLDQSKHTPMEFFRIDSKDSASEVTCIDLGEQRPPHKQVPLFSTSDLASDVTEDLPELAQEVKGHSSELWWLDSSDKGSNESVPVISFKDAVVEDEAHPPDLLVNLPAMSGTVDSLQEEMETSGVCLGLEATTSPQKCIQPDVLQLHSQLEEEEEQPLEQELSSLCTASATCDTSVASSSPLNSLWDDYSLAFGVEASDKIVADTECQNDDLPLDAGIPDTDSHSEKSEAGTRVNANPSADSLPATNRTEACAVVERLLDLDGESSGVVSNKSFSEFDRQVSRLFAELDELSLAASQARIPEEFVRCWAVEMVEALDSLHQEGIICRDLNPNNILLDQQGHVQITYFCSWSDVEESCDKEAIANMYCAPEVGGISEETAACDWWSLGAILFELLTGTSLLRCHPAGISRHTALNIPESVSEEAGSLLEQLLQYNPMERLGAGVGSVDDIKSHPFFARVDWPK
- the rps6kc1 gene encoding ribosomal protein S6 kinase delta-1 isoform X3, which produces MISQRDRGEFARFYTVTDPKKHQRGYTVYRVTATIISRKNPEDVQEITVWKRYSDFRKLHQNLWQLHKNVCSQSELFPPFAKAKVFGRFDDSVIEERRQCSEDLLQFSANIPALYSSEHIQDFFKGGEVHDGSELIGPAEPFSDFLADSLSDCSFDVQRDISGSDDLTITSEYGGPSSDSELTSLAVDTDSLVGLDDGMASGRTSPNQPQGGASNISSSCSPRLPTLHDRRTPSPAPVPASSAINPEVSWPGRTPLFSGSLKKVVGGKAKDIKSDYLDKASELICVAVKKEKEQDYQAAFSCYRSGVDLLLQGVQGEPSPTRREAVKKKTAEYLMRAEQISSQHLKSNMGQGSTQTVALGAQCCPSTCRAGQLSPSEELRAYRVLGVIDKVLLVMDKRTEETFILKGLRKSSDCGRTKRTIMPHSVPHMVQLRKFIVSEDAVFLLLQYAEGGKLWSHIGKYLRTSSPEESFDIPFIQKSHTAAVHTPQNAVPQLDVSSASSSSGPVVGSDSVSVLQKEGANLIAPPLKSVLPPRLIKKVVAPSDSGATSEEECTNSYLTLCNEYEQDKVEPDALEEEEEKSEQEMLSLEVPVVTTTTSSRSRSLLSNDSLSSPLSSQDLGFFTESSDRIVHDNERHHSEGQDHSDVFSPLPSPAVPLSLDQSKHTPMEFFRIDSKDSASEVTCIDLGEQRPPHKQVPLFSTSDLASDVTEDLPELAQEVKGHSSELWWLDSSDKGSNESVPVISFKDAVVEDEAHPPDLLVNLPAMSGTVDSLQEEMETSGVCLGLEATTSPQKCIQPDVLQLHSQLEEEEEQPLEQELSSLCTASATCDTSVASSSPLNSLWDDYSLAFGVEASDKIVADTECQNDDLPLDAGIPDTDSHSEKSEAGTRVNANPSADSLPATNRTEACAVVERLLDLDGESSGVVSNKSFSEFDRQVSRLFAELDELSLAASQARIPEEFVRCWAVEMVEALDSLHQEGIICRDLNPNNILLDQQGHVQITYFCSWSDVEESCDKEAIANMYCAPERS